The DNA region GCCCGGACGAGGTCCGGTTCCTGATGGGCTTCAACCGCGATGTGATCCGCCGCCGCCGCGACGAGATGCACGAGATGGGTGTGCGGGTGCGGTGGGCCGGTCGGCGACCGCGCCTGTGGCGCAGCGTGATCAAGGAATTGGAAGTCGCGCAGGAGCTCACCAAGGACAATACGGTGATGACCCTCACCATGTGCGTCAACTATGGTGGCCGCGCCGAGATCGCCGATGCCGCACGAGAAATCGCGCGCCGGGTGGCGGCGGGTGAACTGGATCCGGAGAAGGTCACCGAGGCGACGGTGGCCCAGTACCTGGACGAACCCGATATGCCGGATGTGGACCTGTTCCTGCGGCCCTCGGGTGAGCTGCGCAGCTCCAACTTCCTGATCTGGCAGGCCGCGTACGCCGAATTCGTGTTCCAGGAAACGCTTTTCCCCGATTTCGATCGCCGCAACCTCTGGGCCGCCTGCCTGGAGTACGCCAAGCGTGACCGCCGTTTCGGAGGTGTCAAGTGACCGATCAACTCACTCCCGCAGAGGAATTGCAGGAGCGCGCCCGCGCCCTGCTGCTGCGCTACGGCGTGGACGTCCGGGAGGAGGAGGGCGGTCTCGGCTTCGAGTACGAGGGCGCGCTGTGCTCGCTGCGCGGCGTCAATCTGTCGCCGGGCCTGGATGTGCTGGCGCTCATGTGCATTCTGGCCTGGGATCGCCCGGTGAAGCCGCAGTTGCACAAGCGGGTCGCCGAACGCAATGCCGCGCTCCAGTTCGGCACGCTGACGGTGGTGTCGCGCGACAAGCTCGCCGATGTCATCCTGCGCTTCACGTTCCCGGCCGCGGGCCTGGAGGACGAGCCGCTCGCCACCATGCTGCTGTTGACGCTCTCCGGTGCGGGCCGGGCCCGTCAGGGCCTGCTGCCCTGACGGTCGCGCGTCCGGGATCGGTTCAGGCTCGGGCGGTTTCGGGTTCCCCGGCGGCGCTGCGGTAGCCGGGGAGGATGTCGGTGATGCCGCGCGCGAAGGTGTCCGGGTCGGCGTCGCCGAGGATCAGATGCTGCAGGATGAACCCGGGTAGGAGCCCGAGGAGGATCTTGGCCACGGCGTCGGTGTCGGCGTCGGGGGACAGCCAGCCCGCGTCACGCATGCGGTTGGCGTAGTCGAACCAGAGGCGGCGGAAGCCGAGGATGTTGGTGCGGACGTAGTCGGCGATTTTGGCGTCGGTGAGGGCCAGCGCCCAGGCCTGGGGGATGACCCGGACCGGCCCGCCGGGCGCGCTGAGCTTGATGACGTCCGCGCTGATCAGGCGGACCAGTTCGGGCGGGGTGAGCAGGGGGTCGCTGTAGACGGCCTCGGTGAGGGTGGCGCGCAGGTCGACGGTGGCCTCGGTGGCCAGCGCCTCGATGATGTCGTTCTTGGATTTGAAGTAGCGGTAGACCGCTCCGGCGGAGAGCCCGGATTCGGCGAAGACGTCCTGCATGGTGGTGGCGTGCAGGCCTTTGCGGGCGAAACAGGTCTGAGCGGCGTCGAGAATCTGCTGTCTACGGCGTTCCAGGTGATCCGCGCTGACTCTGGGCATGCGCCAAAACTAAAACGAATATCCGTTCTCAACAAGCTGACAATGGCATGTCAGCCTTGTCCATTCGGTTGCGAATTTGCAAGGGCCGAACGGGATTCCGGCAGGTCAGCCCGCGGCGGCGCTGCATTCGCGACAGGTGCCGAAAATTTCCATGGTGTGGCTGATATCGGTGAATCCGTGCTCGGTGGCGATCGTGTCGGCCCAGGCCTCCACGGTCGGTCCCTCCACTTCGACGGTCCGTCCGCAGCGGCGGCAGACCAGGTGATGGTGGTGTCCGCTCGAGCACTGCCGGTACACCGATTCGCCGGTGTCGGTACGCAGTACGTCGACCATGCCGGCGTCGGCGAGGGACTGCAGGGTGCGGTACACGGTGGTCAGTCCGATGCCCTCACCGCGTTTGCGAAGTTCGTCGTGTAGTTCCTGCGCGGAACGGAATTCGTCGATGTCGGCCAGCAGCGCGGCGATGGCGCTGCGCTGGCGGGTGCTGCGGACCCCGACCGTCTTCTCGGTTGTTCCCACGGGTCACCCTTCCTCGGCGTGCGCGACCGCGTCGATGACGATGTGCGCGAGATGCTCGTCGACCAGTTCGTAGATGACCTCGCGGCCGGTGCGCTCTCCGCGCACCACTCCGGCGGATTTGAGGATCCGCAGGTGCTGGCTGATCAGCGGCTGGGTCACCCCGAGCGTATCGACGAGCTCGTGTACGCAGCGCGGCGACTCCCGTAGTTGCAGCACGATGGCGATGCGCACGGGCGCCGCGAGGGCGCGCAGCAGTTCCCCGGCGGAGTCCAGAATGGTGCGTGACGGCACCACAGGCGGCTGTGGCGACCGGTACGGATACTCGTCGTGGGGAATCGCGGCCGGAGCCTCGGTCGCGACGTGCGAGCGCCGCAGGGGCGCGCCGCTGTCCGTGGTCATCGAACCAACTCCTTATTGGAAACCGATGCCATTCTTATATGCACGGGTGCGCATGTCAAACGCGACACTCTGACGATCTCGCGCCCGCCGCAGGGGCGGCGGGGCGCGGGGCATCGGTGTAAAAGGGCTGGCGGTGTGCAGATAGTCTGGACCTAATCCTTTGCAATCTTCCGGACACGGATGGAGAACTGTTCAGTGGCACCCAAGTCGAAGGTGGACACCGTCGCCAATCTCGCCAAGCGTCGGGGTCTCGTGTACCCGAGCGGTGAGATCTACGGCGGAACGAGGTCGGCCTGGGATTACGGTCCGCTGGGCGTGGAGCTCAAGGAGAACATCAAGCGGCAGTGGTGGCGGTCCATGGTGACCAGCCGCGACGACGTGGTCGGTCTGGACTCGTCGATCATCCTGCCGCGTCAGGTGTGGGTGGCCTCGGGTCACGTCGCGGTGTTCAACGACCCGCTGGTGGAATGCCTCAACTGCCACAAGCGGCACCGGCAGGACCACCTGCAGGAGGCGTACGCCGAGAAGAACAAGCTCGACGACCCGGACTCGGTGTCCATGGAGCTCATCGTGTGCCCCGACTGCGGCACCGTGGGCAAGTGGACCGAGCCCAAGGACTTCAACATGATGCTGAAGACCTACCTGGGCCCGGTCGAGTCCGAAGAGGGCATGCACTACCTGCGCCCGGAGACCGCGCAGGGCATCTTCGTCAACTACGACAACGTGGCGACCACCGCGCGCAAGAAGCCGCCGTTCGGCATCGCGCAGATCGGCAAGTCGTTCCGCAACGAGATCACCCCGGGCAACTTCATCTTCCGCACCCGCGAGTTCGAGCAGATGGAGATGGAGTTCTTCGTCAAGCCGGGCGAGGACGAGCAGTGGCACCAGTACTGGATCGACACCCGCATGGCCTGGTACACCGACCTCGGCATCGACCCGGAGAACCTGCGGCTCTACGAGCACCCGAAGGAGAAGCTGTCCCACTACTCCACCCGCACGGTGGATATCGAGTACCGCTTCCGCTTCGCCGGCAGCGAGTGGGGTGAGCTCGAGGGTGTCGCCAACCGCACCGACTTCGACCTGAAGACGCATTCGGAGCACTCGGGCAAGGATCTGGTCTACTTCGATCAGCAGACCGGTGAGCGCTACACGCCGTTCGTGATCGAGCCGGCGGCCGGTCTGACCCGTTCGCTGATGGCGTTCCTGGTCGACGCCTATCACGTCGAGCAGGTGCCGACAGCCAAGGGCGGCGTGGAGGATCGCACCACGCTGCGCCTGGATCCGCGGCTCTCGCCCGTCAAGGC from Nocardia tengchongensis includes:
- a CDS encoding glycine--tRNA ligase, whose protein sequence is MAPKSKVDTVANLAKRRGLVYPSGEIYGGTRSAWDYGPLGVELKENIKRQWWRSMVTSRDDVVGLDSSIILPRQVWVASGHVAVFNDPLVECLNCHKRHRQDHLQEAYAEKNKLDDPDSVSMELIVCPDCGTVGKWTEPKDFNMMLKTYLGPVESEEGMHYLRPETAQGIFVNYDNVATTARKKPPFGIAQIGKSFRNEITPGNFIFRTREFEQMEMEFFVKPGEDEQWHQYWIDTRMAWYTDLGIDPENLRLYEHPKEKLSHYSTRTVDIEYRFRFAGSEWGELEGVANRTDFDLKTHSEHSGKDLVYFDQQTGERYTPFVIEPAAGLTRSLMAFLVDAYHVEQVPTAKGGVEDRTTLRLDPRLSPVKAAVLPLSRNADLSPKAKDLAAQLRRNWNVDFDDAGAIGRRYRRQDEIGTPFCITVDFDTLEDHAVTVRERDSMAQERVALDQVEGYLAARLIGA
- a CDS encoding TetR/AcrR family transcriptional regulator; protein product: MPRVSADHLERRRQQILDAAQTCFARKGLHATTMQDVFAESGLSAGAVYRYFKSKNDIIEALATEATVDLRATLTEAVYSDPLLTPPELVRLISADVIKLSAPGGPVRVIPQAWALALTDAKIADYVRTNILGFRRLWFDYANRMRDAGWLSPDADTDAVAKILLGLLPGFILQHLILGDADPDTFARGITDILPGYRSAAGEPETARA
- a CDS encoding Fur family transcriptional regulator, which encodes MGTTEKTVGVRSTRQRSAIAALLADIDEFRSAQELHDELRKRGEGIGLTTVYRTLQSLADAGMVDVLRTDTGESVYRQCSSGHHHHLVCRRCGRTVEVEGPTVEAWADTIATEHGFTDISHTMEIFGTCRECSAAAG
- a CDS encoding metalloregulator ArsR/SmtB family transcription factor — its product is MTTDSGAPLRRSHVATEAPAAIPHDEYPYRSPQPPVVPSRTILDSAGELLRALAAPVRIAIVLQLRESPRCVHELVDTLGVTQPLISQHLRILKSAGVVRGERTGREVIYELVDEHLAHIVIDAVAHAEEG
- a CDS encoding isoprenyl transferase; amino-acid sequence: MVGVIGNRKSSTEQRVVRPPSPHPSGAVPPAIPAEFVPRHVALVMDGNGRWAQERGLPRTAGHERGEAVLMDTVEGCIEMGVKWLSAYAFSTENWRRSPDEVRFLMGFNRDVIRRRRDEMHEMGVRVRWAGRRPRLWRSVIKELEVAQELTKDNTVMTLTMCVNYGGRAEIADAAREIARRVAAGELDPEKVTEATVAQYLDEPDMPDVDLFLRPSGELRSSNFLIWQAAYAEFVFQETLFPDFDRRNLWAACLEYAKRDRRFGGVK